TTGCCACCACATCAATGTTTAGCGGTTGGTCGATATGTTCATCAATCCATTCGATAAGGGTCTGAATTATCTGCTGATGCGACATATTGTTGCCTCTTAAACAGTATTCGATTCGTCGTTTTGTCTGCGGGCGAGTATAATTCCTCAAGTTAACTTGAGGTAAAGCGATTTATGGAAAAAAAATCTCCCCGTTTAAAAGCCTTACTGACGCCGGGGGAAGTTGCGAAACGTAGCGGTGTTGCTGTGTCCGCCCTGCACTTCTATGAAAGCAAAGGGCTAATTACCAGTATCCGTAATAGCGGTAACCAACGGCGATACAAGCGTGACGTGTTGCGTTATGTCGCGATTATCAAGATCGCCCAGCGTATCGGCATCCCGCTGGCAACTATCGGCGACGCGTTTGGTATCTTGCCGGAAGGACATACGTTAAGCGCGAAAGAGTGGAAGCAGCTCTCATCGCAGTGGCGCGAAGAGTTAGACCGACGTATTCATACGCTGGTGGCGTTGCGCGATGAGCTGGACGGTTGTATCGGCTGCGGCTGTTTATCGCGTAGCGACTGTCCGCTGCGAAATCCAGGCGACAGGCTTGGCGAACACGGGACGGGCGCCCGGCTGCTTGAAGATGATTAACATGCACTCGGCCATCGGGCTGAGCTCACCTAAAACTAAAGCGCCGCTAAGGGCGCTTTAGTTTGTTTCCGGTCTTTGTCTTTCGCTCTATCCCGCTGATTACAGGAGGGTTTCCCCCGACGTCAACACCCCTCATATCGAGCACGTGGTGGAGGTTCCGGTTTGTGTTGATACTGTAAGTGTAAGCGACGACGCCCTGTTCGCCAGCGAAATGCTGATTTTTTAGCCGAAATTTTTACGGCAACTGCCATAATTTTCTATAGTTAGTTGGCATACCTTACAGGAGACAGCCATGCTGACGGTGCACCATTTAAATCAGTCTCGTTCGCAGCGCATCTTGTGGGCGCTGGAAGAGCTGGCGTTGCCTTACCAGATTGTGCGTTACCAGCGTGAAAAGACCATGCTGGCGCCGCCGGCATTGAAAAAAGTGCATCCGCTGGGCAAGTCTCCGGTTATCGAAGATCACGGTATGGTTATTGCGGAATCGGGCGCCATCCTGGAATATTTGCAGGACACTTACGACAGTATCGGACGCTTTAAACCTGCGGATGCGCAGGGGAAACAACACTATCGCTTCTGGCTACATTACGCTGAAGGTTCTCTCATGCCCTTGCTATTGATGAGACTGCTCTTTACCTCTCTGGGTAAACCGCCGGTACCATTGGGCCTGCGAACGTTGGGCGGCGTTATCGGTA
This DNA window, taken from Salmonella enterica subsp. enterica serovar Typhimurium str. LT2, encodes the following:
- a CDS encoding putative glutathione S-transferase produces the protein MLTVHHLNQSRSQRILWALEELALPYQIVRYQREKTMLAPPALKKVHPLGKSPVIEDHGMVIAESGAILEYLQDTYDSIGRFKPADAQGKQHYRFWLHYAEGSLMPLLLMRLLFTSLGKPPVPLGLRTLGGVIGKGAQKAYLNPQLETHARFIDGHLANHPWFAGEQLSMADIQMSFPLFALLARGGIAHLDHINAWKARVEMRPAWQRAIQQGGPFTIPGG
- the soxR gene encoding redox-sensing transcriptional activator SoxR (contains iron-sulfur center for redox-sensing (MerR family); redox-sensitive transcriptional activator SOXR. (SW:SOXR_SALTY)); the encoded protein is MEKKSPRLKALLTPGEVAKRSGVAVSALHFYESKGLITSIRNSGNQRRYKRDVLRYVAIIKIAQRIGIPLATIGDAFGILPEGHTLSAKEWKQLSSQWREELDRRIHTLVALRDELDGCIGCGCLSRSDCPLRNPGDRLGEHGTGARLLEDD